One window of the Suricata suricatta isolate VVHF042 chromosome 7, meerkat_22Aug2017_6uvM2_HiC, whole genome shotgun sequence genome contains the following:
- the LOC115296470 gene encoding putative olfactory receptor 2B8 → TIIALSRLDPHLHTPMYFFLSNLSFLDLCYTTSTVPQLLVHLRGADKSISFGGCVTQLFFSLGLGCTECILLGVMAFDRYAAVCRPLRYMVIMHPRLCGLMGSASWFIGFSNSSLQTVLIFLVPLCGKNKIDHFICELPPLLKLACVDTTVIESEIFFAGVIILLIPVALITFSYGQIVRAVLRIKSAAGQRKAFGTCGSHLTVVSLFYGTAIYAYLQPSNSHSQDQGKFIALVYTVITPLVNPFIYTLRNKDVMGAMKKVLCRGYDSR, encoded by the coding sequence ACCATCATTGCACTGTCCCGCCTGGACCCACACCTTcacactcccatgtactttttcctctccAACCTGAGCTTTCTGGACCTGTGTTACACGACCAGCACTGTCCCTCAGCTCCTGGTCCATCTCAGGGGGGCAGACAAGTCCATCTCCTTTGGAGGCTGTGTAACTCAGCTGTTCTTCTCTCTTGGGTTGGGATGCACAGAATGCATCCTCCTAGGGGTGATGGCATTTGACCGCTATGCAGCCGTCTGCAGGCCCCTCCGCTACATGGTGATCATGCACCCTCGTCTCTGTGGCCTGATGGGTTCTGCATCGTGGTTCATTGGTTTTTCCAACTCCTCATTGCAGACAGTGCTCATCTTTCTTGTACCACtctgtgggaaaaataaaatagatcactTTATTTGTGAGCTCCCCCCACTGCTCAAGCTTGCCTGTGTTGATACCACTGTTATTGAGTCTGAGATCTTCTTTGCAGGTGTGATCATTCTCCTCATACCTGTGGCATTAATCACGTTCTCCTATGGTCAGATTGTGAGGGCAGTGTTAAGAATAAAGTCAGCTGCAGGGCAGAGGAAAGCATTTGGGACATGTGGGTCCCACCTCACGGTGGTCTCTCTGTTCTACGGCACGGCCATCTATGCTTACCTGCAGCCCAGCAACAGCCACTCCCAGGATCAGGGCAAGTTCATTGCTCTTGTCTACACCGTCATCACCCCTCTGGTAAATCCCTTCATCTATACCCTACGGAACAAGGACGTGATGGGAGCAATGAAGAAGGTGCTCTGTAGGGGCTATGACTCCAGATGA